One part of the Glycine soja cultivar W05 chromosome 11, ASM419377v2, whole genome shotgun sequence genome encodes these proteins:
- the LOC114375314 gene encoding protein NUCLEAR FUSION DEFECTIVE 4-like, translating to MGTTTTFPPSAVSTTSKWLGFVAAVWIQCISGNNYTFSNYSDALKSLMHLTQLQLNNLSVAKDVGKAFGLLAGLASDRFPTWAILLIGSVEGLIGYGTQWLVVSQRIQPLPYWQMCVFLCMGGNSTTWMNTAVLVTSIRNFRSNRGPVSGILKGFVGLSTAIFTTLCSALFADDPGSFLIMLSVIPFAVCLTGVFFLREILPVASADADAEEVKYFGVFNVVAVAMALFLLAYGFIPSPSMLVSRVFVAVLVVMLVSPLGIPVYSYLKGSFGEGNDVEGQRVKEPLLQIPEKENEAVAAEIVKRVPVVGEEHTIMEALRSVDFWILFVSFLCGVGTGLAVMNNMGQIGLALGYPDVSLFVSLTSIFGFFGRIISGTVSEFTIKKAGTPRPLWNAASQLLMAVGYILLAMAMPGSLYIGSILVGMCYGVRLAITVPTASELFGLKYYGLIYNILILNLPLGSFLFSGLLAGILYDMEATTTEGGGNTCVGGHCYRLVFVVMTGACIVGFFLDILLSIRTKNIYTKISMSKKSLATSNRQ from the exons ATGGGTACCACTACCACCTTTCCGCCTTCAGCCGTTTCAACCACCAGCAAATGGCTGGGCTTCGTGGCGGCCGTGTGGATTCAATGCATCTCCGGCAACAACTACACTTTCTCAAACTACTCCGACGCCCTCAAATCCCTCATGCACCTCACTCAGCTCCAACTCAACAACCTCTCCGTCGCTAAAGACGTTGGCAAAGCCTTTGGGCTTCTCGCGGGCCTGGCCTCCGACCGCTTCCCCACTTGGGCCATTCTCCTCATAGGCTCCGTCGAAGGCCTAATTGGCTACGGAACCCAATGGCTCGTTGTTAGCCAAAGAATTCAACCCCTCCCCTACTGGCAG atgtgtgtgtttctgtgcaTGGGAGGGAACAGCACGACGTGGATGAACACTGCCGTTTTGGTAACATCCATTCGGAACTTCCGTTCAAACAGAGGACCCGTTTCGGGCATTCTGAAAGGCTTTGTAGGGTTGAGCACTGCGATATTCACTACTCTCTGTTCCGCTCTCTTCGCCGACGATCCTGGCTCCTTCCTCATCATGCTCTCTGTCATTCCCTTCGCAGTTTGCCTCACCGGTGTGTTTTTCCTCCGGGAGATTCTTCCCGTCGCCTCCGCCGACGCCGACGCCGAGGAGGTAAAGTATTTCGGCGTCTTCAACGTCGTGGCGGTGGCAATGGCGCTTTTTCTGTTGGCGTATGGGTTCATCCCCAGCCCCAGCATGTTGGTGTCAAGAGTGTTCGTGGCGGTTTTGGTTGTTATGCTGGTTTCGCCGTTGGGGATCCCGGTGTACTCGTACTTGAAGGGTAGCTTCGGAGAGGGGAATGACGTGGAGGGGCAGAGGGTGAAGGAGCCGTTGCTTCAGATTCCGGAGAAGGAGAACGAAGCTGTGGCGGCGGAGATAGTGAAGAGGGTGCCGGTGGTGGGTGAGGAGCACACGATAATGGAGGCGCTGAGAAGCGTGGATTTTTGGATCTTGTTCGTGTCGTTTCTGTGTGGGGTTGGAACGGGTTTGGCAGTGATGAACAATATGGGTCAAATCGGGTTGGCTCTCGGATACCCAGATGTCTCGCTCTTTGTGTCGCTTACAAGTATTTTCGGGTTTTTTGGACGGATCATCTCGGGTACTGTTTCGGAGTTCACCATCAa GAAAGCTGGAACACCTAGACCTCTTTGGAATGCAGCATCTCAGCTTCTAATGGCTGTAGGTTACATACTCCTGGCCATGGCTATGCCAGGTTCCCTATACATTGGGTCTATTTTAGTTGGCATGTGCTATGGAGTGAGGCTTGCCATTACAGTCCCAACAGCCTCAGAGTTATTTGGACTCAAATATTATGGTCTCATATACAACATTCTCATCCTTAACCTTCCCTTGggttctttccttttctctggTCTGCTTGCTGGCATACTCTATGATATGGAGGCAACTACAACAGAGGGAGGAGGCAACACGTGTGTTGGAGGTCATTGTTACAGGCTAGTCTTTGTTGTCATGACTGGAGCATGCATTGTTGGCTTCTTCTTAGACATTCTGTTGTCAATCAGAACCAAGAATATTTACACCAAGATTTCCATGAGCAAGAAATCCCTAGCAACATCCAATAGGCAGTGA
- the LOC114377325 gene encoding thaumatin-like protein 1b isoform X2 has product MGRLLLFLIILSLVAFSFLSDVQSASFKIVNKCRHTIWPGLLSGATSPPLPTTGFTLESGKSRIVKIPKSWSGRIWARTLCGQDSDGKFSCATADCGSGKVQCVGGAKPPATLAEFTLNGADGLDFYDVSLVDGYNLPMLIVAKDGTRGGCSATGCLVDLNGGCPAELRVARSNGSRGSVACRSACEAFGDPRFCCSEAYSTPDMCGPSPYSLFFKHACPRAYSYAYDDKTSTYTCANANYLIIFCPFPYTSQKLLGVRKDGAQLPLVNKTMMYLSRLQSGGSSPSG; this is encoded by the exons ATGGGTcgccttcttctctttctcattATTCTCAGCCTTGTCGCATTCTCTTTCCTCTCAG ACGTACAATCAGCATCGTTCAAGATTGTGAACAAGTGCCGCCACACGATATGGCCAGGATTACTCTCCGGCGCCACATCACCGCCGCTTCCCACCACTGGATTCACCCTCGAGAGCGGCAAATCAAGGATTGTAAAAATCCCGAAGTCTTGGTCGGGTCGGATATGGGCACGGACCCTCTGCGGCCAAGACTCTGACGGAAAATTCTCTTGCGCCACCGCCGACTGCGGCTCCGGCAAAGTACAGTGCGTTGGCGGGGCCAAACCTCCGGCGACATTGGCGGAATTCACTCTCAACGGTGCCGACGGGTTGGACTTCTACGACGTGAGTTTGGTCGACGGTTACAACCTTCCGATGCTGATCGTCGCCAAGGACGGAACCAGGGGCGGGTGCAGTGCCACCGGCTGCCTCGTCGACCTCAACGGCGGGTGTCCGGCGGAGCTGAGGGTGGCGCGTTCGAACGGCAGCCGCGGGAGCGTGGCGTGCCGGAGCGCGTGCGAGGCCTTCGGGGATCCTCGTTTTTGCTGCAGTGAGGCGTACTCGACGCCTGACATGTGTGGTCCTTCTCCTTATTCGTTGTTCTTCAAGCACGCTTGCCCACGCGCGTATAGCTACGCGTACGATGACAAGACCAGCACCTACACATGTGCCAATGCTAactatttgattattttctgCCCCTTCCCCTATACCAG CCAAAAACTGTTGGGAGTACGAAAAGATGGGGCACAGCTTCCTCTGGTAAATAAAACTATGATGTACTTATCAAGGCTACAATCAGGTGGTTCTTCACCATCAG GGTAG
- the LOC114377325 gene encoding thaumatin-like protein 1b isoform X1 — MGRLLLFLIILSLVAFSFLSDVQSASFKIVNKCRHTIWPGLLSGATSPPLPTTGFTLESGKSRIVKIPKSWSGRIWARTLCGQDSDGKFSCATADCGSGKVQCVGGAKPPATLAEFTLNGADGLDFYDVSLVDGYNLPMLIVAKDGTRGGCSATGCLVDLNGGCPAELRVARSNGSRGSVACRSACEAFGDPRFCCSEAYSTPDMCGPSPYSLFFKHACPRAYSYAYDDKTSTYTCANANYLIIFCPFPYTSQKLLGVRKDGAQLPLVNKTMMYLSRLQSGGSSPSGLIQTQSIIAYVASIFLVAFFLFCPF, encoded by the exons ATGGGTcgccttcttctctttctcattATTCTCAGCCTTGTCGCATTCTCTTTCCTCTCAG ACGTACAATCAGCATCGTTCAAGATTGTGAACAAGTGCCGCCACACGATATGGCCAGGATTACTCTCCGGCGCCACATCACCGCCGCTTCCCACCACTGGATTCACCCTCGAGAGCGGCAAATCAAGGATTGTAAAAATCCCGAAGTCTTGGTCGGGTCGGATATGGGCACGGACCCTCTGCGGCCAAGACTCTGACGGAAAATTCTCTTGCGCCACCGCCGACTGCGGCTCCGGCAAAGTACAGTGCGTTGGCGGGGCCAAACCTCCGGCGACATTGGCGGAATTCACTCTCAACGGTGCCGACGGGTTGGACTTCTACGACGTGAGTTTGGTCGACGGTTACAACCTTCCGATGCTGATCGTCGCCAAGGACGGAACCAGGGGCGGGTGCAGTGCCACCGGCTGCCTCGTCGACCTCAACGGCGGGTGTCCGGCGGAGCTGAGGGTGGCGCGTTCGAACGGCAGCCGCGGGAGCGTGGCGTGCCGGAGCGCGTGCGAGGCCTTCGGGGATCCTCGTTTTTGCTGCAGTGAGGCGTACTCGACGCCTGACATGTGTGGTCCTTCTCCTTATTCGTTGTTCTTCAAGCACGCTTGCCCACGCGCGTATAGCTACGCGTACGATGACAAGACCAGCACCTACACATGTGCCAATGCTAactatttgattattttctgCCCCTTCCCCTATACCAG CCAAAAACTGTTGGGAGTACGAAAAGATGGGGCACAGCTTCCTCTGGTAAATAAAACTATGATGTACTTATCAAGGCTACAATCAGGTGGTTCTTCACCATCAGGTCTGATTCAAACGCAGAGTATAATAGCTTATGTTGCCTCTATTTTTTTGGTGGCTTTCTTCCTCTTCTGCCCTTTTTAG